CGGCGTTCCGTTGGGAGATGGAGCAGCGCAGCGGCCAGCAACTTTCCCCGTGCGTGGAGATCGACGGCCACATGCTCCCTGACATCAGCGGTGAGGAAGTCGAGAAGTGGCTTGCGGAGAATGGATACCTCGAAAAGAGCGACGCCCCGGCCGATGCTCCCATCAACTCCGCCTGCACCGACGAGCAGCACGCCGCCATGGCTGCCGGAACTTTCAAGGTACCGGGCAAGATCAAATTTCTGGACTGACCG
The sequence above is drawn from the Akkermansiaceae bacterium genome and encodes:
- a CDS encoding glutaredoxin; protein product: MSAQAPKITAYLKTYCGWSEGVRAIMRKYDLPFEEKDIIKNPAFRWEMEQRSGQQLSPCVEIDGHMLPDISGEEVEKWLAENGYLEKSDAPADAPINSACTDEQHAAMAAGTFKVPGKIKFLD